ATGCAAAAATCGTAGTGTTTTTctgtccaattttattttttaaaacgatTGCGAAAAATGTCAGAGGAGGGTGGATATGCagcatgaataataaaaatggataGAAGAGAATAGGGGTtctcttttatctatttttaattgaatgttaATCTCTTAGTGATGGACTTCAGATGGAAAACAGATTGAAAAGGTACCTCTAACTTCCATTAAAGGTTCCACTTAGAAACTTTTTTGATGACACAATGTGCATGGATGTTTTTGTGTGATTGTATTGATGTTTTGTTCAGAATGGAGCTGTTACACCACATCTCACTTGAAACAACCAATTCTACTTGTTATGTACCTCACTGATTCAGGAGGAGGGTTATGTGATGTTGATTCTTGCTTGCATGTTATCACACTCCTCAACATTTAAACCTCATTTGTTTTCAGAGTCCCAGACAGCTCAAAGTGATTCCAGGAAAACAAATCCACTGACTGATATGCTGGAAGAAGTGAGTGAGATGGATTCTTTACTCTGTGATGCTTTGGACTCAGCAGAGAAGGCTTTGCAAGGAGAGGATGTCTGCAAGAAGTCTGGGCAGGTGATAATGACCCAGGAAATGTTAGCTCCGTATGTCTCTAGTGGCGGGGGAAATGTATTGCCAGGGTCAGAAACCTATTCTTCGGTCTTCAGTAGTCCACAGAAAATGTCAACATTTCAAAGCATCAATGAGACTACGCCCAAGAGGCCTGTTATGGGTCAGTTTGTGCCTAAAGTGGCCAAGGCTTCTGGCTCTTCTGTTCAGAGGTATCCCATCACACCAAGCCCAGAAAAGAATGGTTCTGTCAGAACAAGTCCTAAAAGGAAGTTGCCAGTCAGGTCATTGATAAAACAATTTAACGAATCCCTTGTTGACCGTCCAAATAATTTCACATTATCCCAAATTTTTTCTCATGTGTGTCGTAAGCCTCCCCTTATTGCACACTCAGCTGAGTCGGATACAATAATGCTCTTGCAAAGTATTGTAGCATGCAAAAGTGGTTTTCTTCAGTGGGTGGATAAAAATTCCATCCCTTTCAATAGCGTTAAACCGTACAGATACTGATATTTGTCAGGTTTTTATGTTTACTTTTATATGCATGGTTTTTATCTATATATGCcttcatttttatgcattgttCAAATAATTTagacaatattttatattttttgtcatacCGCAGTGCCTTTCATGTAATAATGTATAACTTCTAACCAATGGTGATGTTGATGgtgcaatgatattttttacaatacTCTGGTATGAAAATATATAGCCATTAAGAGTTGGAAGAATACAATGATTCAAATTCATACTCATTTTCTGTACAATTCATTTTTTGCTATCACATGTCTACCATGGCAGCaggtttttaatttgtatttcattagcattgtatattttttatctgtTGGCTGGATTATAAATCTGTTAATTTTGAACAGTTGCAGAAAAGTGATGATTTTCTTAACATAAGGCTTTAGCAAAATTGTGCCTGCTggtaattgcattaaaaatagacaaatttcaGATTAGAAGTATGTAACTTGGCCGATTAAGTTAATGCAGAACTTGTAAATCATCAAGCTTTTTTTAGTACTAAATATGTCTCAATTTATGTAAACTTCTTGATGGTATTGAATTATGacataaaattttgctttgaagCCTTTGGATAAACGgaggaaaaatagtaaataactGGGTCATTATCTTTTGATGATTTTCTATTTGTCTATGGCAATATTTACCACTCATATTCtggttttagatatttttttacaattctttGGTGctactacatttttttaaaagactgTGATGAATTTGTATATGTTTTTTGTGATTGTTCTAAATTGGTGAATGATTAGAATATTAATAATTGCTTTAAttgatgaatgtattttatttttatccattattCCATCATATTTATATAATTGGTCTGGTGAACTAAGTACTTTAGAtggttttaaaatttgaataacatAGAATTTCAAGGCATGGATTGTCATCCATTCTGCTGATCTGTGATATTGTACTCATTATAATAGAGTAAGCATAATTAATACCCTTGAATATATGATGAATAATTATGTACTATTTTATCCAGTTGGAATATTCTGAATTAGCCAAGTATTCATTTCAGAACAATTATACcaaatattggaaattttgtcTTTTAAGCTTTTGCTATGTTGATTATGTCTTTGCCATGTTGACAGCATCTTCACAGTAGAGTGAGTAGAGGAAGGTTGGTCATCTTTGGTTTCCAGTTGAAGATGTTAAGTCAGTAGCAGGGTTATCATGGAATTAAttgcattttgttttgaaaacaatATGGTACAAACAGCCGAAATATTATCTTCAAATTG
This genomic interval from Ischnura elegans chromosome 5, ioIscEleg1.1, whole genome shotgun sequence contains the following:
- the LOC124158976 gene encoding uncharacterized protein LOC124158976, which produces MESTEVPENVSFKSYVIYDLETTTLPTFGIAKITEISAIGVMRDHILNLPEGDYQPRVVNKITLCINPCKMVSLEAENITGLSNDLLETSSPFNECVFGMLEDFINRLPQPVCLIAHNGKRFDFPILQSEVQRIGKKFSDHIWCADSLPAFQYLYLDGPRLSFIESQTAQSDSRKTNPLTDMLEEVSEMDSLLCDALDSAEKALQGEDVCKKSGQVIMTQEMLAPYVSSGGGNVLPGSETYSSVFSSPQKMSTFQSINETTPKRPVMGQFVPKVAKASGSSVQRYPITPSPEKNGSVRTSPKRKLPVRSLIKQFNESLVDRPNNFTLSQIFSHVCRKPPLIAHSAESDTIMLLQSIVACKSGFLQWVDKNSIPFNSVKPYRY